Proteins found in one Oribacterium sp. oral taxon 102 genomic segment:
- a CDS encoding UxaA family hydrolase — MAKFVHINKEDNVAVAIEPIPKGTILEISGRSLTAAEDIPQGHKIALEPIPKGGQVLKYGYTIGHATEDIRTGQWVHTHDMATNLSGEVEYVYAPSHPTLPVHSAESFEGYLRPDGRAAVRNELWIIPTVGCVNDIAKHLVSENQDLVQGSIDGLYTFTHPFGCSQTGEDHAQTRKLLADLVRHPNAGGVLVLSLGCENLTHEQFLTELGAYDASRVKFLSCQEVEDELAAGRELLEQLAQYAGQFRRQTLGMDKLVIGMKCGGSDGLSGITANPTVGRFSDMLVSQGGTTVLTEVPEMFGAEGMLLPRCESREVFEKADRMLNGFKNYFISHNEVVYDNPSPGNKQGGITTLEDKSCGCVQKGGRAPIVDVLSYAEPVKKRGLNLLYGPGNDLVSATNLTAAGCHLILFTTGRGTPFGAPAPTMKLATNDRLAEKKKNWIDFNAGPVASEGESIDHAARRLFDMVKEVASGKKTRSEENGFREISIFKDGVVL, encoded by the coding sequence ATGGCGAAGTTTGTACATATCAATAAAGAGGACAATGTAGCGGTAGCGATCGAACCGATCCCGAAGGGAACGATACTGGAGATATCGGGCAGAAGCCTTACGGCGGCGGAGGATATCCCGCAGGGACACAAGATTGCTCTCGAGCCGATCCCGAAGGGCGGGCAGGTGCTGAAGTACGGCTATACGATCGGGCACGCGACGGAGGATATCCGCACCGGACAATGGGTGCATACGCATGACATGGCGACCAATCTCTCCGGAGAGGTGGAGTATGTTTATGCGCCATCGCATCCGACGCTTCCGGTGCATTCTGCGGAGAGCTTCGAGGGGTATCTTCGTCCGGACGGCAGGGCAGCGGTTCGGAACGAGCTCTGGATCATCCCGACGGTGGGCTGTGTCAATGACATCGCGAAGCATCTGGTTTCCGAGAATCAGGATCTGGTGCAGGGCAGCATCGACGGGCTCTATACCTTTACGCATCCCTTCGGCTGCTCGCAGACCGGAGAGGATCATGCACAGACCCGGAAGCTGCTGGCAGATCTGGTTCGCCATCCGAATGCAGGCGGCGTACTGGTGCTTTCCCTCGGCTGCGAGAATCTGACGCATGAGCAGTTCCTCACGGAGCTGGGCGCTTATGATGCGTCGCGTGTGAAATTCCTGAGCTGTCAGGAGGTGGAGGACGAGCTCGCGGCGGGACGGGAGCTGCTCGAGCAGCTCGCACAGTATGCGGGACAGTTCCGGCGGCAGACGCTCGGGATGGACAAGCTGGTGATCGGAATGAAGTGCGGCGGCTCGGACGGGCTGTCCGGCATCACTGCCAATCCTACCGTCGGGCGCTTCTCGGATATGCTGGTCTCGCAGGGCGGGACGACGGTCCTGACCGAGGTGCCGGAGATGTTCGGCGCGGAGGGAATGCTGCTGCCGCGCTGTGAGAGCCGGGAGGTGTTTGAGAAGGCAGACCGGATGCTGAATGGCTTCAAGAATTATTTTATCAGCCATAACGAGGTGGTCTATGACAACCCGAGCCCGGGCAACAAGCAGGGCGGGATCACGACCCTCGAGGACAAGTCCTGCGGCTGCGTGCAGAAGGGCGGCAGAGCACCGATCGTGGATGTGCTCTCCTATGCGGAGCCGGTGAAGAAGAGAGGGCTGAACCTGCTCTACGGACCGGGGAACGACCTTGTGTCCGCGACGAATCTGACCGCGGCGGGCTGTCACCTGATCCTGTTCACGACAGGACGCGGCACGCCGTTCGGCGCACCTGCGCCGACGATGAAGCTGGCGACGAACGACCGCCTCGCGGAGAAGAAGAAAAACTGGATTGATTTCAATGCCGGGCCGGTCGCCTCCGAGGGAGAGAGCATCGACCATGCGGCGCGGCGGCTCTTCGATATGGTGAAGGAGGTCGCCTCCGGGAAGAAGACGAGGAGCGAGGAGAACGGCTTCCGGGAAATCTCGATCTTTAAGGACGGCGTAGTGCTTTAA
- a CDS encoding GNAT family N-acetyltransferase yields MDALTFPRQGEIPCRPLRKEPFPAMRFHFDRFEFRNAKLSEWEELTALEKVCFPPNEACTSEQLRQRIEKASENFFVACDQVNPKLAGFLCGICSDEPRFRDEFFMDAALHEPAGKTVYLLGLNVSPEYRHHGLATALMDRYIEREKARGREALVLTCHTHLVTFYEGFGFEDLGIGDSRWGGESWHDMRLSLR; encoded by the coding sequence ATGGATGCCTTAACGTTTCCGCGGCAGGGGGAAATCCCCTGCCGCCCATTGAGAAAGGAGCCCTTCCCCGCCATGCGTTTTCATTTTGACCGATTCGAATTCCGTAATGCAAAGCTCTCTGAATGGGAGGAGCTCACGGCGCTTGAAAAAGTCTGCTTCCCGCCGAACGAAGCGTGTACTTCGGAGCAGCTCCGGCAGCGGATCGAGAAAGCGTCCGAAAACTTCTTCGTCGCCTGTGACCAGGTCAATCCGAAGCTCGCGGGCTTCCTCTGCGGAATCTGCTCCGACGAGCCTCGTTTCCGCGACGAATTCTTCATGGATGCCGCGCTGCACGAGCCCGCCGGGAAGACCGTCTACCTCCTCGGACTGAATGTCTCGCCGGAATACCGCCACCACGGTCTCGCGACCGCACTGATGGATCGCTATATCGAACGGGAAAAGGCGCGCGGCAGGGAGGCGCTGGTTCTCACCTGTCATACACATCTCGTCACGTTCTATGAAGGCTTCGGCTTCGAGGATCTCGGCATCGGAGACTCCCGCTGGGGCGGTGAAAGCTGGCATGATATGCGGCTCTCCCTCCGCTGA